One Ranitomeya imitator isolate aRanImi1 chromosome 1, aRanImi1.pri, whole genome shotgun sequence DNA window includes the following coding sequences:
- the LOC138666133 gene encoding olfactory receptor 11L1-like, protein MQFVNQTYVNDFTLLGLLNSAEANIPVFAVFLIIFLVTITGNVLIVTVVIMDQSLQIPMYFFLSNLSFLEIWYTMTIVPKLLANLLMKNNNISFSGCMTQLFFFVTFGATECYLLLVMAYDRYMAICKPLYYSSLMDTSTCIQLVAGSWITGVLTGLIPALFISHLGFCNSRHVNHFFCDIPPLLELSCGGDIYLAEISIFILSLTVLFSCLLLTLVSYFFIVINILQIKSNSSRSRTFSTCGAHLTVVLIYYGTMIFMYVRPHSSSSSDLKKFISVFYTVVTPGLNPIIYSLRNKEVKMSVKKIMQRILPSGFNRQMFSLQRNISSIF, encoded by the coding sequence ATGCAATTTGTCAACCAAACCTATGTAAATGACTTTACACTGCTAGGCCTTTTAAACTCAGCAGAAGCCAACATTCCTGTTTTTGCTGTATTCCTTATTATATTTCTAGTGACGATCACTGGAAATGTCCTCATTGTGACTGTGGTGATAATGGACCAGTCCCTTCAAATACCCATGTACTTCTTCCTTTCCAATCTGTCTTTCCTGGAAATATGGTATACGATGACAATAGTACCAAAACTTTTAGCTAACCTGTTAATGAAGAATAATAATATTTCTTTTTCTGGATGCATGACCCaactttttttctttgttacatTTGGGGCCACTGAGTGTTATTTGCTGTTAGTCATGGCTTATGATCGGTACATGGCCATCTGTAAACCTCTTTATTATTCTAGCCTGATGGACACCAGTACGTGTATACAACTGGTTGCTGGCTCCTGGATAACTGGTGTTCTCACAGGATTGATTCCTGCTCTCTTTATTTCCCATTTAGGCTTCTGTAACTCTCGACATGTAAATCACTTCTTCTGCGATATTCCACCTCTGTTGGAATTATCTTGTGGTGGTGACATCTACCTTGCAGAAATCTCCATTTTTATCCTATCTCTTACTGTATTGTTTTCCTGTTTATTGCTCACTTTGGTGTCCTATTTCTTTATTGTCATCAACATATTACAAATCAAGTCCAACAGTAGTCGGAGTAGAACATTTTCTACATGTGGGGCTCATCTTACAGTTGTACTGATATACTACGGTACTATGATATTTATGTATGTTCGCCCTCACTCCAGCTCTTCCTCAGACCTCAAGAAGTTTATTTCTGTTTTCTACACAGTTGTAACTCCAGGGCTAAATCCTATCATCTATAGTCTGAGAAACAAAGAGGTTAAAATGTCTGTGAAAAAGATTATGCAGAGAATTTTACCATCAGGCTTTAATAGACAAATGTTTTCACTCCAGAGAAATATAAGTAGTATTTTTTGA